From Eriocheir sinensis breed Jianghai 21 unplaced genomic scaffold, ASM2467909v1 Scaffold62, whole genome shotgun sequence, the proteins below share one genomic window:
- the LOC126993480 gene encoding uncharacterized protein LOC126993480, with protein MDRLLLLHVAALLFLARGVWPYSDKTVEIVELVVPESPKVGDDVTLTCRFNLVCNNNRIYTFKWLSGTDQFYTYKGAAHNNPKHAYTFKGINVKEEASTEESVVLQDVSEETSGLFKCEVMGEGPSFRTAVANKTMTVVIPPSEVKIITRPAANPPVYHIGERIHMNCTASRAKPRAAIYWEINDLPVNERDVQSRGGYEDHRGRVTSTLSLSWDPPAYFKDSVARVACHAVVGGHKTTITKDIYLDPASSAALNHLYASKGCQLSAAWTLLGLASLALTRRSL; from the exons ATGGACCGCCTGCTACTACTGCACGTGGCCGCCCTGCTGTTTCTGGCACGAG GTGTGTGGCCGTACAGCGACAAGACGGTGGAGATCGTGGAGCTGGTGGTGCCGGAGTCCCCCAAGGTGGGCGACGACGTGACGCTCACCTGCCGCTTCAACCTGGTGTGCAACAACAAccgcatctacaccttcaaatgGTTGAGCGGAACGGACCAGTTCTACACCTACAAGGGCGCGGCGCACAACAACCCCAAGCACGCCTACACCTTTAAAGGGATCAACGTGAAG gAGGAGGCGTCGACGGAGGAGTCAGTGGTGCTGCAGGACGTGTCGGAGGAGACTTCGGGGCTGTTCAAGTGTGAGGTGATGGGCGAAGGTCCCTCCTTTCGCACCGCCGTAGCCAACAAGACCATGACCGTCGTGA TTCCGCCGTCAGAAGTCAAGATCATCACGCGGCCGGCCGCCAACCCGCCCGTGTACCACATCGGCGAGCGGATACACATGAACTGCACAGCGAGCAGGGCCAAGCCTCGCGCCGCCATCTACTGGGAGATCAACGACCTGCCG GTCAATGAGCGCGACGTGCAGTCACGGGGTGGCTACGAGGACCACCGGGGACGCGTCACCTCCACCCTCAGCCTGTCCTGGGACCCCCCGGCCTACTTCAAGGACAGCGTGGCGCGGGTGGCGTGCCACGCGGTGGTGGGCGGCCACAAGACCACCATCACCAAGGACATCTACCTCGACCCCGCCTCCAGCGCCGCCCTCAACCACCTCTACGCCTCCAAAG GTTGCCAGTTGTCAGCCGCTTGGACGCTGCTGGGGTTGGCGTCCCTTGCGCTCACCCGTCGCTCCCTCTAG